The Leptospira kirschneri serovar Cynopteri str. 3522 CT genome includes a region encoding these proteins:
- a CDS encoding LIC10421/LIC12816 family protein, with product MKVSFLNTWKELFLHRFVSVLILIFAFGFFNPIFSVSEEEEERLLEKALVESAITPGQKQAIANYLRATAVAKRARASELRELAKLSRGEKFLQARVRKEKLFKMADSLDRQADRHEITLKEFQIESR from the coding sequence ATGAAGGTTTCGTTTCTGAATACATGGAAAGAACTTTTTTTACACAGGTTTGTTTCCGTCTTAATATTGATTTTTGCATTTGGATTTTTCAATCCGATCTTTTCAGTCAGTGAAGAGGAAGAAGAAAGACTTTTGGAAAAAGCACTCGTAGAAAGTGCAATTACTCCAGGACAAAAACAAGCGATCGCAAATTATCTCAGAGCAACTGCTGTAGCTAAAAGGGCCAGAGCCAGCGAACTGAGAGAATTGGCAAAACTTTCCAGAGGAGAAAAATTTCTTCAAGCAAGAGTTCGAAAAGAAAAACTATTTAAAATGGCAGATTCGTTAGATCGTCAAGCAGATCGTCATGAAATTACTCTCAAGGAATTTCAGATCGAAAGCCGTTGA
- a CDS encoding tetratricopeptide repeat protein, whose translation MNPIYLQSFGESEEAKKHFLTAYDYQTKGNLKLASKHYRMSIAAKPTSEAWTFLGWSYSLAGKLNRAIEFCKIAIETDPTLGNPYNDIGVYLLQQKRFQEALSWFEKAKLAPRYEVPVYPYFNAGSCLEILGHIELARLEYEKAIQIQPNYPPANLALKRIYIRYN comes from the coding sequence ATGAATCCAATTTACTTACAATCTTTTGGGGAATCGGAGGAAGCGAAGAAACATTTTTTGACCGCTTACGATTACCAAACCAAGGGAAATCTCAAACTGGCTTCTAAACATTATAGAATGTCCATTGCTGCAAAACCTACTTCAGAAGCCTGGACGTTTTTAGGTTGGTCTTATTCTCTTGCGGGTAAGTTAAATCGTGCGATCGAATTTTGTAAAATTGCAATTGAAACGGACCCTACATTAGGAAATCCTTATAATGATATAGGCGTTTATCTACTTCAGCAAAAACGTTTTCAGGAAGCACTTTCTTGGTTTGAAAAAGCGAAGTTGGCTCCTCGTTACGAAGTCCCGGTGTATCCTTATTTTAATGCAGGTTCCTGTTTGGAAATTTTAGGTCATATCGAGTTGGCTCGTTTGGAATACGAAAAAGCGATTCAAATTCAGCCGAATTATCCTCCTGCAAATCTTGCCTTGAAGAGAATCTATATTCGTTATAACTAA